In Halobaculum magnesiiphilum, the following proteins share a genomic window:
- a CDS encoding MATE family efflux transporter translates to MLSALRERLRSALFAFPSLLATLGLVDRRKGEEAFDLAVPVMVTGGLRTLLRVADFLMVGMYAGGAAIAALEFGFQYYFIPFGLALALTSGTISVVSRFQGADQPAEANFAIKQSLWLALLLAVPITVFTHFFAEELIGVLTNDSRTIALGGDYLRVVMYSVGFRFWSMIAARALAGSGDTRTPMYVRLLTLPTNVGLNAALIFGLGPFPELGVVGAAWGTVAATTLAGVVFGWALLSGRYTVRLPVGGKQWDTGIARELVRVSLPLAGTRLSRTFGRFPFLFLLGVLGTEVVAGYAIGRRVMLLALMPAWGYSTAASTLVGQAIGAGDDEEADEYGWQTLRLALVTQLLIGALIALAARPIAAAFGSENLELTVTFVRVFGLGVAGFAVSRTMRGGLRGAGDTRWPFYGGIISTYFVRLPIAVLALPAGYAATLFTGPLAATVGLAPLIVPLPGMGLGLLAVFAAILGDMYARAAVNLVRYHSDAWKAVARESGVGASADAD, encoded by the coding sequence ATGCTCTCCGCGCTTCGCGAGCGTCTCCGATCGGCGCTGTTCGCCTTCCCCTCGCTGTTGGCTACGCTCGGGCTGGTCGACCGGCGGAAGGGGGAGGAGGCGTTCGACCTCGCGGTTCCGGTGATGGTGACCGGCGGCCTGCGGACGCTCCTTCGGGTCGCGGACTTCCTGATGGTCGGGATGTACGCCGGCGGCGCGGCGATCGCGGCGCTGGAGTTCGGCTTCCAGTACTACTTCATCCCGTTCGGCCTGGCGCTGGCGCTCACCTCGGGAACCATCAGCGTCGTCTCCCGGTTTCAAGGCGCCGACCAGCCCGCGGAGGCGAATTTCGCGATCAAACAGTCGCTGTGGCTCGCGCTCCTCCTCGCGGTTCCGATCACCGTCTTCACGCACTTCTTCGCGGAGGAGCTGATCGGCGTCCTCACCAACGACTCGCGGACGATCGCCCTCGGCGGCGACTACCTCCGGGTGGTGATGTACTCCGTCGGCTTCCGCTTCTGGTCGATGATCGCAGCCCGCGCGCTCGCCGGCTCGGGCGACACCCGCACGCCCATGTACGTCCGGCTGCTCACGCTCCCGACGAACGTCGGCCTCAACGCCGCGCTCATCTTCGGGCTCGGGCCGTTCCCGGAACTGGGCGTCGTCGGCGCCGCGTGGGGCACCGTCGCCGCGACGACGCTGGCGGGGGTCGTGTTCGGGTGGGCGCTGCTGTCGGGGCGCTACACCGTCCGGCTCCCGGTCGGCGGCAAGCAGTGGGACACCGGGATCGCGCGCGAACTCGTCCGCGTGAGCCTTCCCCTGGCCGGCACCCGGCTCTCCCGGACGTTCGGTCGCTTCCCGTTCCTGTTCCTGCTGGGCGTCCTCGGCACCGAGGTCGTCGCCGGCTACGCCATCGGCCGGCGGGTGATGCTCCTCGCGCTGATGCCCGCGTGGGGCTACTCCACGGCCGCCTCGACGCTGGTCGGCCAGGCGATCGGCGCCGGCGACGACGAGGAGGCCGACGAGTACGGCTGGCAGACCCTCCGGCTCGCGCTCGTCACCCAACTGCTCATCGGCGCGCTCATCGCGCTGGCCGCCCGGCCGATCGCTGCCGCGTTCGGCTCGGAGAACCTCGAACTCACCGTCACCTTCGTCCGGGTGTTCGGGCTCGGCGTCGCCGGCTTCGCCGTCTCGCGGACGATGCGGGGCGGCCTCCGCGGCGCCGGCGACACTCGCTGGCCCTTCTACGGCGGGATCATCAGCACCTACTTCGTCCGGCTCCCGATCGCGGTGCTCGCGCTCCCGGCCGGGTACGCGGCGACGCTGTTCACCGGCCCGCTCGCGGCGACCGTCGGACTCGCCCCCCTGATCGTCCCGCTCCCGGGGATGGGACTCGGGCTCCTGGCGGTGTTCGCGGCCATCCTCGGCGACATGTACGCCCGCGCGGCCGTCAACCTCGTTCGTTACCACAGCGACGCGTGGAAAGCCGTCGCCCGCGAGTCCGGCGTCGGCGCGTCGGCGGACGCGGACTGA
- a CDS encoding Zn-ribbon domain-containing protein, with protein sequence MPHQCTNCGRTFADGSKEMLSGCPDCGGNKFQFRPAGATDSGPPETTESGNRGASTPSRDDADRDTFAGSDPSTSPDPSTGSDPSSSAVDAGSASPSTGTDDSSRTAPDTEDGAQASARSDVVSPDELAAAAEPTEPASEPPESRQADDEPAQGEEPADPNLDALRQKLNDQFESIRIVSPGQYELNLMELYDREEYIISLREDGRYVIEMPEGWDDR encoded by the coding sequence ATGCCCCACCAGTGTACCAACTGCGGCCGCACGTTCGCCGACGGCTCCAAGGAGATGCTCTCCGGGTGTCCCGACTGCGGCGGCAACAAGTTCCAGTTCCGCCCTGCGGGAGCGACGGACTCGGGTCCACCCGAAACGACGGAGTCCGGAAACCGGGGCGCTTCGACGCCATCGCGTGACGACGCCGACCGTGACACCTTCGCAGGTTCCGACCCTTCGACGAGTCCCGATCCGTCCACGGGCTCCGATCCCTCGTCGAGCGCGGTCGACGCCGGCTCGGCGTCGCCGTCGACGGGAACGGACGACTCCTCTCGGACGGCGCCGGACACCGAGGACGGCGCCCAGGCGAGCGCACGGTCGGACGTGGTCTCGCCGGACGAACTCGCGGCGGCGGCCGAACCGACCGAGCCCGCGTCGGAGCCCCCCGAGTCTCGGCAGGCCGACGACGAGCCCGCTCAGGGGGAGGAACCGGCCGACCCGAACCTCGACGCGCTCCGCCAGAAGCTCAACGACCAGTTCGAGTCCATCCGGATCGTCAGCCCGGGGCAGTACGAACTGAACCTGATGGAGCTGTACGACCGCGAGGAGTACATCATCTCGCTGCGCGAGGACGGGCGATACGTCATCGAGATGCCCGAGGGCTGGGACGACCGCTGA
- a CDS encoding DUF7504 family protein gives MTGINGSVAESIGDASTVLLVAPADSCTDETACTELLTRHSPPHPNVICVTLNKGPDDRLDVWHRYVGEELPDRAAILDARREGSGEGATAVSSVPSIKLETLPEDAELLDLTATIAAQVGAWSDTDHRTQLCLDSLNVLVDRYAAQDVVDLVRGLNTLCADLDVSAHHHVNPDDCPESMLAMLRPLYDAVVERDGDGWTVSTADSSADPSAGPSFRRTVDGRSGGSSRDSDPQDIVPLPYSFDTVLELVNNPIRRIVLYELKCRSGDEISFDELVDAVGKRSGSVHAGKPDGTERLALQLRHTHLPKLQERNVVRFDRHTGTVSYRSNPALEAHLECLKTLELGRDPCRG, from the coding sequence ATGACTGGAATTAACGGCTCGGTCGCCGAATCCATCGGCGACGCGTCGACGGTGTTGCTCGTCGCCCCGGCGGACTCGTGTACGGACGAGACGGCGTGCACGGAGTTGCTCACGCGCCACAGCCCGCCGCACCCGAACGTCATCTGCGTGACGCTGAACAAGGGGCCGGACGACAGGCTCGACGTGTGGCACCGGTACGTCGGGGAGGAGCTGCCGGACCGGGCCGCGATCCTCGACGCCCGGCGCGAGGGGAGCGGGGAGGGCGCGACGGCCGTCTCGTCGGTTCCGTCGATCAAGCTCGAAACGCTCCCCGAGGACGCCGAGCTGTTGGATCTCACCGCCACCATCGCGGCACAGGTCGGCGCGTGGAGCGACACCGACCACCGGACGCAGCTGTGTCTGGACTCGTTGAACGTTCTGGTGGACCGGTACGCCGCTCAGGACGTCGTCGACCTCGTGCGAGGACTGAACACCCTGTGTGCGGATCTGGACGTGTCCGCGCACCACCACGTGAACCCGGACGACTGTCCGGAGTCGATGCTCGCGATGCTCCGGCCGCTGTACGACGCCGTCGTCGAACGCGACGGGGACGGGTGGACCGTCTCGACGGCCGATTCGTCCGCGGATCCGTCCGCCGGCCCGTCGTTCCGGCGGACCGTCGACGGCCGATCGGGAGGCTCGTCTCGCGACTCCGATCCCCAGGACATCGTTCCGCTGCCGTACTCGTTCGACACGGTGCTGGAGTTGGTCAACAACCCGATCCGGCGGATCGTGCTGTACGAACTGAAGTGTCGGTCCGGCGACGAGATCTCGTTCGACGAGTTGGTCGACGCGGTCGGCAAGCGATCGGGCTCGGTCCACGCGGGGAAGCCGGACGGCACCGAACGGCTCGCGCTTCAGCTCCGGCACACGCACCTTCCGAAGCTGCAGGAGCGGAACGTGGTCCGGTTCGATCGGCACACCGGGACGGTCTCCTATCGGTCGAACCCCGCGCTGGAGGCGCACCTCGAGTGTTTGAAGACGCTCGAACTGGGACGGGACCCCTGTCGCGGCTGA
- a CDS encoding DUF2073 domain-containing protein, whose product MPEATTPEDGEDGVRIDLISGARMEGLTSMEKIRLILDSVRDGDIVVLEAGLSPEEESKLIEVTMTEISPDDFSGIEIETYPTSGQPNQGLVGRLLGKEETANKLTVIGPANQIETLHKDEDLISALVSRK is encoded by the coding sequence CGAGGCGACCACACCGGAAGACGGGGAGGACGGCGTCCGCATCGACCTGATCAGCGGCGCCCGGATGGAGGGGCTCACCTCGATGGAGAAGATCCGGCTCATCCTCGACTCCGTCCGCGACGGCGACATCGTCGTCCTCGAGGCCGGGCTCTCTCCGGAGGAGGAGTCGAAGCTCATCGAGGTCACGATGACCGAGATCAGCCCCGACGACTTCTCGGGCATCGAGATCGAGACGTACCCGACGAGCGGGCAGCCCAACCAGGGGCTCGTCGGTCGCCTCCTCGGCAAGGAGGAGACCGCCAACAAGCTGACCGTGATCGGGCCGGCGAACCAGATCGAGACGCTGCACAAGGACGAGGACCTCATCAGCGCGCTCGTCTCCCGGAAGTAA
- a CDS encoding IMP cyclohydrolase, which produces MYIGRFVVVGPKVGAYRVSSRSFPNRKVTRRGEDTLTVVPTADAEETDNPYVSYNCARAAGEGAVIGNGSHVDPVAEKYNRGYPARDALVEALHALDYEKDDYDTPRVAGVVEEDAGYVGIVRRDALVVREVDEPHLVATYEEDEPRAFEFEPRTAVAAARNAYGLDYEHAVCAAGVHVGDGGSSFAVQNTGEE; this is translated from the coding sequence ATGTACATCGGACGATTCGTCGTCGTCGGGCCGAAGGTCGGCGCGTACCGTGTCTCCTCGCGCTCGTTCCCGAACCGGAAGGTGACGCGGCGGGGCGAGGACACGCTCACGGTGGTGCCGACGGCCGACGCCGAGGAGACGGACAACCCGTACGTCTCCTACAACTGCGCGCGGGCGGCGGGCGAGGGAGCCGTGATCGGCAACGGCTCGCACGTCGACCCAGTCGCCGAGAAGTACAACCGGGGGTACCCCGCCCGCGACGCGCTCGTCGAGGCGTTGCACGCGCTGGACTACGAGAAGGACGACTACGACACCCCGCGCGTCGCGGGGGTCGTCGAGGAGGACGCCGGCTACGTCGGGATCGTCCGCCGCGACGCGCTGGTGGTTCGGGAGGTCGACGAGCCGCATCTCGTGGCGACGTACGAGGAGGACGAGCCCCGGGCGTTCGAGTTCGAACCGCGGACGGCGGTGGCGGCCGCACGGAATGCGTACGGACTCGACTACGAGCACGCGGTGTGTGCGGCGGGCGTTCACGTCGGCGACGGGGGGAGTTCCTTCGCCGTACAGAATACGGGAGAGGAGTGA
- a CDS encoding DUF2391 domain-containing protein gives MVGRSRRFALADTAQQIVGGFLLAGPFVVTDEVWGLAVGMSWYQAAVTVGIVLAVGYGALYKADDDRDPDREAEVGGVPLRFVSLIAVSYLSVGILALSFDAPATLIPNHVEPPVPMRDQVYITLKAMSVGSVFSVIGAATADSVF, from the coding sequence ATGGTCGGACGCAGCCGGCGGTTCGCCCTCGCGGACACCGCCCAACAGATCGTCGGCGGCTTCCTGCTCGCGGGGCCGTTCGTCGTCACCGACGAGGTGTGGGGGCTCGCCGTCGGGATGTCGTGGTATCAGGCGGCCGTGACCGTCGGGATCGTCCTCGCGGTCGGCTACGGGGCGTTGTACAAGGCCGACGACGACCGCGACCCCGACCGCGAGGCGGAGGTCGGCGGGGTGCCGCTGCGGTTCGTCTCGCTCATCGCCGTCTCGTATCTCTCGGTCGGGATCCTCGCGCTGTCGTTCGACGCGCCCGCGACGCTCATCCCGAACCACGTCGAGCCACCCGTGCCGATGCGCGATCAGGTGTACATCACGCTGAAGGCGATGAGCGTCGGCTCCGTCTTCTCGGTGATCGGCGCGGCGACGGCCGACTCCGTGTTCTGA
- a CDS encoding MFS transporter encodes MVSLVRRYYLYRASLSSGFYIPVSVIYMESRGLGLPEIGLVQGTFLFSMVVWELPTGYLGDRLGRRASLALGSVVTVAVMAGFALANSTLGFAVVYGLWAVAWTLKTGTADAWLYELLATRGGEDEFSRVTGRADSALRLVSAAAALSASLLYTVDPTFPFFANAGLAALGLPVLFTLPRTRGVDADQVGRPDEPADTGPDSSPIGVREAARVLREQLSRPSIRWVVAYAALFNLVFSVTRVFEQPAMRSVGVPVAGLGALYAGFKLVSAVASSLTGAVHDRLGTRGVLFLLVPVVAVAYGAFAVVPALLVPALFLRRGLQRITRPVRTEYINDRVEDVGRATVLSGVSMVLTLISGTANVLGGRIAETVGPLTFLSATGVVVSLAAGLLWIGVRPVRTVSPDAAAS; translated from the coding sequence ATGGTCTCGCTGGTCCGCCGCTACTACCTCTACCGCGCGTCGCTGTCGTCGGGCTTCTACATCCCCGTCTCGGTCATCTACATGGAGTCGAGGGGGCTCGGGCTCCCCGAGATCGGCCTCGTGCAGGGGACGTTCCTGTTCTCGATGGTCGTCTGGGAGCTGCCGACCGGCTACCTGGGCGACCGACTGGGCCGTCGGGCGTCGCTCGCGCTCGGGAGCGTCGTCACCGTCGCCGTGATGGCGGGGTTCGCGCTCGCGAACTCGACGCTCGGGTTCGCCGTCGTCTACGGGCTGTGGGCGGTCGCGTGGACGCTCAAGACCGGGACCGCGGACGCGTGGCTGTACGAACTGCTCGCGACCCGCGGCGGCGAGGACGAGTTCTCCCGCGTTACCGGCCGGGCCGATTCGGCGCTCCGGCTGGTCTCGGCCGCCGCGGCGCTGTCGGCCAGCCTCCTGTACACCGTCGACCCGACGTTTCCGTTCTTCGCAAACGCGGGGCTTGCCGCCCTCGGGCTCCCGGTGTTGTTCACGCTTCCGCGGACGCGAGGGGTCGACGCCGATCAGGTGGGGCGACCCGACGAGCCCGCCGATACTGGCCCGGACTCGTCGCCGATCGGGGTCCGCGAGGCAGCACGCGTCCTCCGCGAGCAGCTCTCGCGTCCGTCGATCCGCTGGGTCGTCGCGTACGCGGCGCTGTTCAACCTCGTGTTCTCGGTGACTCGCGTGTTCGAACAGCCGGCGATGCGGTCGGTCGGCGTCCCGGTCGCGGGGCTGGGGGCGCTGTACGCCGGATTCAAGCTCGTCTCGGCGGTCGCGTCGAGCCTGACCGGCGCCGTCCACGACCGGCTCGGAACCCGCGGGGTGTTGTTCCTCCTCGTCCCCGTCGTCGCGGTCGCCTACGGGGCCTTCGCCGTCGTTCCGGCGCTGCTCGTTCCGGCGCTGTTCCTCCGACGGGGCCTCCAGCGGATCACCCGCCCGGTTCGCACCGAGTACATCAACGACCGGGTGGAGGACGTGGGACGGGCGACGGTGCTGTCGGGCGTCTCGATGGTGCTCACGCTGATCTCGGGCACCGCGAACGTGCTCGGCGGACGGATCGCGGAGACGGTCGGCCCGCTGACGTTCCTCTCCGCGACCGGCGTCGTCGTCTCGCTGGCGGCCGGACTCCTCTGGATCGGCGTGCGCCCGGTCAGAACCGTGTCGCCCGACGCGGCGGCGTCGTGA
- a CDS encoding NINE protein, which yields MDWMDQNLPDDLAIAVVNETGSRTTANVGCRADGDVLFVDRVTLDPGARREWSESVAGPVEIGVQVRGGPEATERFDPAGGSGRVSATIAAGSISFSTAGGRGAAGGTGTAGTGGSVDSFAAAETSGGDFGGGSGGDGGTVGDDRDDGWGFGDDGPDAGDSWGFDDATTGERAGGADDSVAESGDVDGVDTSTSTSRSGADSGAATDSGWGFGDDEPDEGDESNTGGDTAERSATADADTDTGPSETADAATSTDGERGDSRRESDAGADTAADRRTGTRGSETGDRQPDGEPSEADPERGSGDRGVDSGGSSGSADATADSGGAEPARNDGENRTTEATAAGASGRADDTGGGSSPTAGAGEMYCSSCGSVIKEQAELCPECGVRQSDTSASTSGSKDKTSAALLAIFLGFIGAHHFYLGNTGRGILYLLLSWTLIPGTIALIEAVIYLTKSEEEFQRKYG from the coding sequence ATGGACTGGATGGACCAGAACCTCCCCGACGACCTCGCGATCGCCGTCGTCAACGAGACGGGATCGCGGACGACGGCGAACGTGGGCTGTCGGGCGGACGGGGACGTCCTGTTCGTCGATCGGGTGACGCTCGATCCCGGAGCCCGGCGCGAGTGGTCGGAGTCGGTCGCCGGCCCCGTCGAGATCGGCGTCCAGGTCAGGGGCGGCCCGGAGGCGACCGAGCGGTTCGATCCGGCCGGCGGGTCCGGCCGCGTGTCGGCGACGATCGCCGCGGGCTCGATCTCGTTTTCGACCGCCGGCGGTCGGGGCGCGGCGGGGGGGACCGGTACGGCCGGAACCGGCGGCAGCGTCGACTCGTTCGCGGCCGCCGAGACGAGCGGCGGTGACTTCGGCGGCGGGAGCGGGGGCGACGGCGGCACCGTCGGCGACGACCGCGACGACGGCTGGGGGTTCGGCGACGACGGACCCGACGCCGGCGACTCGTGGGGCTTCGACGACGCGACGACCGGGGAACGTGCGGGCGGAGCGGACGATAGCGTCGCCGAGTCCGGCGACGTCGACGGCGTCGACACGTCCACGTCGACATCGCGGTCGGGAGCGGATTCGGGAGCCGCCACCGACAGCGGCTGGGGCTTCGGCGACGACGAACCTGACGAGGGCGACGAGTCGAACACTGGCGGCGACACCGCAGAGCGATCGGCGACTGCGGACGCGGACACCGATACCGGCCCGTCGGAGACGGCCGACGCCGCGACGAGTACCGACGGCGAACGCGGGGACTCCCGACGGGAGTCCGACGCCGGCGCGGATACTGCCGCCGACCGGCGTACCGGCACCCGAGGGTCCGAAACCGGCGATCGTCAACCAGACGGGGAGCCGTCCGAAGCCGATCCGGAACGCGGTTCCGGCGACCGCGGGGTCGACAGCGGCGGATCGTCCGGTTCGGCGGACGCGACGGCGGACTCCGGAGGGGCCGAACCTGCCCGGAATGACGGAGAGAACCGGACCACCGAGGCGACCGCAGCGGGCGCCAGCGGTCGGGCCGACGATACCGGCGGAGGGTCGAGTCCGACCGCCGGCGCCGGCGAGATGTACTGCTCCAGTTGCGGCTCCGTGATCAAGGAGCAGGCGGAGCTCTGCCCCGAGTGTGGGGTTCGCCAGTCGGACACGTCGGCGTCCACGTCCGGATCGAAGGACAAGACCAGCGCGGCGCTGCTCGCCATCTTCCTCGGGTTCATCGGTGCTCACCACTTCTACCTCGGGAACACCGGTCGCGGGATCCTCTACCTGCTGCTGTCGTGGACGCTCATCCCCGGAACGATCGCCCTCATCGAGGCGGTTATCTACCTCACGAAGTCCGAGGAGGAGTTCCAACGGAAGTACGGCTGA
- a CDS encoding metallophosphoesterase family protein → MRLGLLSDVHGNRIALEAVLDDMPPVDGLVCAGDVVGYNPWPAECVAAVRERAIPTVQGNHDRAVAAGSAPGFNAMARAGVAHAREELDGEALAWLADLPARRTVADGRVAVAHGHPDDPDHYTRPGEFAGGLIGSAADRLGVEGDDLDALVLGHTHVQHHGVFHEGVVVNPGSVGQPRDGDPRAAYAVLDLDDRTVEECRVEYDVDAVASAVADAGLPERIGSRLAEGR, encoded by the coding sequence GTGCGACTCGGGCTCCTCTCGGACGTTCACGGCAACCGGATCGCGCTGGAGGCGGTGCTCGACGACATGCCGCCCGTCGACGGGCTCGTCTGTGCGGGCGACGTGGTCGGGTACAACCCCTGGCCCGCCGAGTGCGTCGCGGCGGTGCGCGAGCGGGCGATCCCGACGGTACAGGGGAACCACGACCGGGCGGTCGCCGCCGGGTCGGCGCCGGGGTTCAACGCCATGGCCCGCGCTGGGGTCGCTCACGCGCGCGAGGAACTAGATGGCGAGGCGCTCGCGTGGCTCGCCGACCTGCCCGCGCGGCGGACGGTCGCCGACGGCCGCGTCGCCGTCGCCCACGGGCACCCCGACGACCCGGATCACTACACTCGACCGGGGGAGTTCGCCGGCGGCCTGATCGGCAGCGCCGCCGACCGCCTCGGCGTCGAGGGGGACGACCTCGACGCGCTCGTTCTCGGGCACACCCACGTGCAACACCACGGCGTCTTCCACGAGGGGGTGGTCGTGAACCCCGGGAGCGTCGGCCAGCCGCGCGACGGCGATCCCCGGGCCGCCTACGCGGTCCTCGATCTCGACGACCGGACGGTCGAGGAGTGCCGCGTCGAGTACGACGTCGACGCCGTCGCGTCGGCGGTCGCGGACGCCGGACTTCCCGAGCGGATCGGGAGCCGCCTCGCCGAGGGACGGTGA
- a CDS encoding aspartate kinase: MRVVAKFGGTSLGSGDRVERAADSIAAAVESGHEIAVVASAMGSTTDDLLDEITFEVGDEDRAQIVSMGERTSVRMLKAALSARGVNAVFLEPGRDDWPVITNEVGEVDVEATKERAAALAAQMDGVVPVITGFLAQTIDGDVTTLGRGGSDTTAVMLGKYMDADEVVIVTDVEGVMTGDPHVVEGARNVASITVDELRNLSFRGAEVIAPSALVYKDEDLGVRVVHYQHGDLLGGGTRIEGSFENLIDMREDPLACITVAGRAIRNRPGILADLSEALRDEEINIDAVASGMDSVTFYVDTEVSDRAEAALHDEVVVGDGSLSSVSTEGDYAVIRVMGGELPNRSGVVSDIVGPIAEAGINVHDIITSATSVAIFVSWNDREEVLEIVQGEF; this comes from the coding sequence ATGCGGGTCGTCGCGAAGTTCGGCGGCACCTCCCTCGGCTCGGGCGACCGGGTCGAGCGGGCCGCCGACTCGATCGCCGCGGCCGTGGAGTCCGGCCACGAGATCGCCGTCGTCGCGAGCGCGATGGGGTCGACGACCGACGACCTCCTCGACGAGATCACCTTCGAGGTCGGCGACGAGGACCGCGCGCAGATCGTCTCCATGGGCGAGCGCACCTCCGTGCGCATGCTGAAGGCCGCGCTGAGCGCCCGCGGCGTCAACGCCGTCTTCCTCGAACCCGGCCGCGACGACTGGCCGGTCATCACCAACGAGGTCGGCGAGGTCGACGTGGAGGCGACGAAGGAACGCGCGGCCGCGCTGGCCGCCCAGATGGACGGCGTCGTGCCGGTCATCACCGGCTTTCTCGCGCAGACGATCGACGGCGACGTGACCACCCTCGGCCGCGGCGGCTCGGACACGACCGCCGTCATGCTCGGCAAGTACATGGACGCCGACGAGGTCGTCATCGTCACCGACGTGGAGGGCGTCATGACCGGCGACCCGCACGTCGTCGAGGGCGCGCGCAACGTCGCGAGCATCACCGTCGACGAGCTGCGCAACCTCTCGTTCCGCGGCGCCGAGGTGATCGCCCCCTCGGCGCTCGTGTACAAGGACGAGGACCTCGGCGTCCGCGTCGTCCACTACCAGCACGGCGACCTCCTCGGCGGCGGCACCCGGATCGAGGGGAGCTTCGAGAACCTCATCGACATGCGCGAGGATCCCCTCGCGTGCATCACGGTCGCCGGACGCGCCATCCGGAACCGTCCGGGGATCCTCGCGGACCTCTCGGAGGCGCTGCGCGACGAGGAGATCAACATCGACGCCGTCGCCTCGGGGATGGACTCCGTGACGTTCTACGTCGACACCGAGGTCTCCGACCGCGCGGAGGCGGCCCTGCACGACGAAGTCGTCGTCGGCGACGGCTCGCTGTCGTCGGTCAGCACCGAGGGCGACTACGCCGTCATCCGCGTCATGGGCGGGGAGCTCCCGAACCGATCCGGCGTCGTCTCGGACATCGTCGGCCCCATCGCCGAGGCGGGGATCAACGTCCACGACATCATCACCTCCGCCACCTCCGTCGCGATCTTCGTCTCCTGGAACGACCGCGAGGAGGTCCTCGAGATCGTTCAAGGCGAGTTCTGA
- a CDS encoding DUF7090 family protein, with the protein MDYTLAVGDVDTTVPGGTGVLLLHPSIGETDRIDTDFLKADTDNFLVVSTRTTAREVEQKLEHYDVDESRAEILDTISVERGYSRRTADHFRYVSAPDDLDGIVEQVEGFLAAHAGKRRISVDSLTELAYYADVDGVHDATSRMLDLLAEYDAVGLFHLSREVHDDDEIRRFRELFDVVIDLTDDGGVAVELPGE; encoded by the coding sequence ATGGATTACACGCTCGCCGTCGGCGACGTAGACACGACCGTTCCCGGCGGGACTGGAGTCCTTCTGCTCCACCCGAGCATCGGCGAGACGGACCGCATCGACACCGACTTCCTGAAGGCCGACACCGACAACTTCCTCGTCGTCTCCACGCGAACCACCGCCCGGGAGGTCGAACAGAAGCTCGAACACTACGACGTGGACGAGTCGCGCGCGGAGATCCTCGACACGATCTCGGTCGAACGCGGGTACTCGCGACGCACCGCCGACCACTTCCGGTACGTCTCCGCGCCCGACGACCTCGACGGGATCGTCGAACAGGTCGAGGGCTTTCTCGCGGCCCACGCCGGCAAACGCCGGATCAGCGTCGACTCGCTCACGGAGCTCGCCTACTACGCCGACGTCGACGGCGTCCACGACGCCACGAGCCGAATGCTCGATCTGCTCGCCGAGTACGACGCGGTCGGGCTGTTCCACCTCTCGCGGGAGGTCCACGACGACGACGAGATCCGGCGCTTCCGCGAGCTGTTCGACGTGGTGATCGATCTCACCGACGACGGCGGCGTGGCGGTCGAGCTGCCGGGGGAGTAG
- a CDS encoding DUF7089 family protein produces MAGFERRTLTPPVEAVREAYAPDSVVLDAGADFETLPPEAAEELGLLVDALDPAAYPREWLPDDAPAQLRRYAGSDFTIGMPGDGTVVWTRQTTPPTVIAKKRAEGTPEDFLAFLLSEAFVELSLEVPEHFLPFFGESYRDLAAATPLGPNETYQLAAALFDAWVGIQSREEFSGWAADAGGNGDTGTDGNADAAADADAGATAHPEIHAAWADAGDRLVDRLENLPAEVAHGDLSFTAATEYACAAVKHDLDLPAPFSALDTAAYRDHGADYAVRWAEKTFEKLGE; encoded by the coding sequence ATGGCCGGCTTCGAGCGACGAACGCTCACCCCGCCCGTCGAGGCCGTCCGCGAGGCGTACGCACCCGACAGCGTCGTCCTCGACGCCGGGGCGGACTTCGAGACGCTTCCGCCGGAAGCCGCCGAGGAGCTCGGCCTGCTGGTCGACGCGCTCGATCCCGCCGCGTACCCGAGGGAATGGCTGCCCGACGACGCGCCGGCACAGCTCCGCCGATATGCGGGGTCGGACTTCACCATCGGGATGCCCGGCGACGGCACCGTCGTGTGGACGCGGCAGACGACGCCGCCGACGGTCATCGCGAAGAAGCGCGCGGAGGGAACGCCCGAGGACTTCCTCGCGTTCCTGCTGTCCGAGGCGTTCGTCGAGCTGTCGCTTGAGGTTCCCGAGCACTTCCTCCCCTTCTTCGGCGAGTCGTACCGAGACCTCGCGGCGGCGACGCCGCTGGGCCCCAACGAGACGTACCAACTGGCAGCCGCGCTGTTCGACGCCTGGGTCGGCATCCAGTCGCGCGAGGAGTTCTCCGGCTGGGCCGCGGACGCCGGCGGCAATGGCGATACGGGCACCGACGGCAACGCGGACGCCGCCGCCGACGCGGATGCCGGGGCTACCGCCCACCCCGAGATCCACGCCGCGTGGGCCGACGCCGGCGACCGCCTCGTCGACCGTCTGGAGAACCTTCCGGCGGAGGTCGCCCACGGCGACCTCTCGTTTACCGCGGCGACGGAGTACGCCTGCGCGGCGGTGAAACACGACCTCGACCTTCCGGCGCCGTTCTCGGCGCTCGACACCGCCGCCTACCGCGACCACGGCGCCGACTACGCGGTCCGATGGGCCGAGAAAACGTTCGAGAAGCTCGGCGAGTAG